One Deltaproteobacteria bacterium genomic region harbors:
- a CDS encoding type II toxin-antitoxin system Phd/YefM family antitoxin, giving the protein MQKINALELRQSLSKVMQKLKRSGEPILLEKGRRPAAVLISLEDFKRRFAEKEADERRREVQRRILGLSRKSAVRKNSEALIRELRSGRAG; this is encoded by the coding sequence ATGCAAAAAATCAATGCCCTCGAATTGAGACAGTCGCTGTCAAAGGTAATGCAAAAGCTCAAGCGGAGCGGCGAACCGATCCTTCTGGAAAAAGGCCGCCGGCCAGCGGCTGTTCTTATTTCGCTGGAAGATTTCAAAAGGCGTTTTGCCGAAAAAGAGGCTGACGAAAGGAGAAGAGAAGTTCAACGGAGAATTTTGGGTCTTTCCCGAAAGTCGGCCGTCAGGAAAAATTCCGAGGCGCTGATTCGCGAACTCCGATCCGGAAGGGCCGGATGA
- a CDS encoding type II toxin-antitoxin system VapC family toxin, translating to MWILDTSVAVKWFFTDESGHARAREVLNRLVERPDEFAVPLHFFFELAAVLVRKSGFQKQFAHESLTAVYQLGIPTFEIGEDLSGEAIAMACRYRPPDVCRHLTDYS from the coding sequence ATGTGGATTCTCGATACGTCCGTTGCCGTTAAATGGTTTTTTACCGATGAATCGGGCCACGCCAGGGCCCGGGAGGTCTTGAACCGCCTGGTCGAAAGGCCGGATGAGTTTGCCGTCCCTTTGCATTTCTTTTTCGAGCTGGCCGCGGTTCTTGTCAGAAAGTCGGGATTTCAGAAACAGTTTGCGCATGAGTCGCTCACCGCAGTTTATCAATTGGGGATCCCCACCTTTGAAATTGGCGAAGATCTGTCGGGAGAGGCCATCGCGATGGCCTGCCGATATCGCCCTCCGGATGTTTGCCGTCATTTGACGGATTATTCATGA